In Desulfatiglans anilini DSM 4660, the following proteins share a genomic window:
- a CDS encoding VOC family protein: MHLPVRFSNDWFVEFELTQGARLSVADERRSSVKSSRGLGITLALEVDDIEGVREYAEKAGLKPTALRRHPWDARVFYLVDPEGHRVEIWQAGTGGEG; this comes from the coding sequence TTGCATCTGCCCGTCCGCTTTTCAAATGACTGGTTCGTGGAGTTCGAGTTGACCCAGGGAGCGCGGCTCAGCGTTGCGGACGAACGGCGGTCGTCCGTGAAGAGTTCGAGGGGGCTCGGCATCACCCTCGCCCTGGAGGTCGATGACATTGAAGGCGTCCGGGAATATGCCGAGAAGGCCGGCTTGAAACCGACGGCGCTTCGGCGCCATCCCTGGGATGCGCGCGTGTTTTATCTGGTTGATCCCGAAGGGCACCGGGTGGAGATATGGCAGGCTGGAACGGGTGGCGAAGGGTGA
- a CDS encoding AMP-binding protein has translation MEPWLYSSGSTGLPKGAIRSHYDMVAATEGFAQGVIGLTEKDRCFQRQDSFMHMDSAIPVISHSASAPPLF, from the coding sequence CTGGAACCCTGGCTTTACAGCTCGGGCTCCACAGGGCTGCCAAAAGGGGCTATCCGTTCCCACTATGATATGGTTGCCGCCACCGAAGGCTTCGCGCAGGGTGTCATCGGACTTACCGAGAAGGATAGGTGCTTTCAGCGGCAAGACTCTTTCATGCATATGGACTCGGCAATTCCCGTTATCTCCCATTCGGCGTCGGCGCCTCCGTTGTTTTGA